Part of the Gemmatimonadota bacterium genome, CGGCACCGCGTCGAGCACCCGCTCCCACATCTCCGGGTTGCAGGCGATGTTCCCCATGCGCACCGCGCCGTCCAGGGCGATGGTGACGCCGTGGTCTTCAGCCAGCTTTACGATAGGCGTATAACGCGCCTTAAACCGTTCCACCAGTTCCGCGGACCGGTCGCCGGGGTTACCGGGCGGAGAGGAAAACTGACCGTAGAAATGCCAGCCCACGGGACTGCCGGCATGGGTAACGACCACAGATACGCCCAGTGCCGAGGCTGCCAGGACGGCCTTGCGAAGCCGCTCTTCCGCCGCGTCCGCCTGCGCCACGTCGTCGTCCAGCAGGTTGTTGTGGGCCGAAAGCGCGGCCAGGTAGATGTCGTGCGACTTCAGGGCGTCGTTGACTTCACCGGGTCCGTCGGCGAGGATGCGGTCCGGATCGACGGCCCCGCCGGCCGAAAGCCGCACCGCGTCGAACCCGTTCGCCTTCGCCCAGCCAGCGCA contains:
- a CDS encoding sugar phosphate isomerase/epimerase, with protein sequence MDLSFFTSAGGDAWSLEECAGWAKANGFDAVRLSAGGAVDPDRILADGPGEVNDALKSHDIYLAALSAHNNLLDDDVAQADAAEERLRKAVLAASALGVSVVVTHAGSPVGWHFYGQFSSPPGNPGDRSAELVERFKARYTPIVKLAEDHGVTIALDGAVRMGNIACNPEMWERVLDAVPSDHLGLSCDPSHWLWMMILPAEDAIRMFAGKWVYADVKDAEVSPAMLFRQGIIGNWWWQYRVPGRGQLNWGTVIGALVESGYDYVLCVENEDRGMPGLAGFALGGRHLRQFLPPAGAEYQRPVGLWNVS